In Stanieria sp. NIES-3757, the DNA window TGAACTAAATTTAAAGGTGTTGCTGATGAGCAAGTATAAAACCGAGAGTAATATGATTCAGCTATTAGCTTTTAAGAACTTATAATCATTCCCAACAGTTAAATAACCTGCATGAACAGGATTTAGGATAAGCTTTTCTGAAGTTGAGCAAGACATCAACAGATAGTTCGGCTTTGAGACGCAACTATGACCAAAGATTAATTTGAAGAAAATCTGGGCATATTAGTAGCACATTGCTTTTTGAGTAATGTTTTGCCCGCTTAATTTCTTAAGGTAATGGCTACTATAATTTCTCAAGGCTCTACCATTTCGTTAGCAAAAATTTTTGGCTTGTTTACAATTTGCTTTTATGTTTTGTTTACTCTATTAGCTGATAGCCACAGCTTGATGGTTCTTTATCCTGTGGTTTTACTTTGGCAAATAGGTTTGATGCTGCCTATTTTGTGGTTATTAATCCTAGTTTGGCAGAACAAAAAAATAGCTTTAGGTAATAATTTAGATTGGCTAGTTGGATTGGGTTTAATTGGAGTCATAATTTCTACAGTTTTTGCTCAATTTAAACCGCAAGCGATTTGGTATGGTTGGGCAGCTTTTGGGTTAATAGCTGTTATTTATTTAGTTAATTATTATGGTGATAGTCCGCAAATTAGAGCTCAAATTTTAGTCAAGCAAGGTTATTTAAATTTAGCATTGATTATTGTTAGTTTATTTTTATGGACAACTCAAACGTTACTACCAGAGTTAGCTCGTCTTCAACAACTTAAACAAGCTGGAATTAATTTAACTTTTGATTTTTCAACTATAGAATTACGTAATTGGGCTCCTTTTGGACATCAAAATTATGTTGCTGGTTATTTAGTTTTAGCCTTACCTTTATTAATCGGCTTGACTATTTTGGCAACAGATTGGCAACGTTGGTTATGGTTGAGTGGATGTGTTTTAGGATTGCTCGATCTTTATACTACTAGTTCGCGGGGTGGCTGGTTAGCAGTAATTGCAACTTTCGTGATTGGTTTATTAATTCTGTTATGTTTTAGTTCTTTACCCCGTCTGTGGTTAATTTTGGGGGGAATAAGTAGTTTTATCGGTCTTAGTTTGGTTATTTTAGTTAATAACCGTTTTAATACTTTGATTATGGCAGTCATCAAAGGAGAAGGAGGCGGAGAATTAGCTTATCGCACTATCAATGCGGTAATCGGTTGGCGGATGGGAATTAGCCACCTTTGGACTGGGGTAGGATTAGGTAATGTCGTCTTACTTTATCAAAAGTATCGTCCTACTTGGACAGGAAGAGAATCAGAATTAACCTTTCAATTACATAGTACTCCAGTTCAGCTTTGGGCTGAAATAGGTTTTTGGAGTGTGTTGTTAGAAGTAGGCGCGATCGCATTTTTGGGCTTTTTCTTATTGAAACTTTTGCGTGAGGGCAATAATTTAGTTAAGAGCGATCTTATTTTGAGTTGTTGTCTTTGTACTAGTTTATTTGCTTATGGCGTGATGAGTCTGACTGACTATCAATTAGATAATATTGCAATTAGCGTTACTTTAAGTTTATTTTGGGGTATTTTAGCTGCAATTTGGCGATCACAATCTTCTAGACAATGGCAATTAGCAAAAGTTCAATCAAGTTTGGGTTTAGTAGGATTGGGAATTACTTTTGCTGTAGTTATTTGGTTATTTCCTGTACATCGTGCTTGGCAACTTTCTAGTCAAGGTTTTATGGCACTAAATCAAGGAGATAACAATACTTTTATTGAAAAATTAACTAAAGCTAACCAATTAGCACCTTGGGAACCTTATTATTCTGCTCAATTGGGTTGGAATTTGGGTGAATTTGCTTTAGCAAGTAGTAATCCTGAAGAAAAACAGCAATTATCTCAAGCAGCAATTGAATGGTTGCAAAAATCAATCACCGCATCACCTTATTCAGAATTTGGTTATAGTAATCTTGGTTGGTTAGTTTTAAATGGTAATCCTTCAGCAGCAACTCAAGCTTTTGTTCAATCAGCAGAATTAATTCCAGCTAAACGTGGTGTTTTCTATGGTTTGGGAATTAGTTTATTAGTGCAAAGACAAATAAATTTAGCGACAGAAGCTTTTGTTTTAGAAATTTTACGCGATCCTGTTTTTATAACTAGTCCGATTTGGCAATCTCCTTTACTACAACAAGTTTATCCTTTAGTTTTAAATCGCTTAGAAACTAAATATAGTGAGTTGATTAAACAAAATCCTGATAATTCCTTTTGGCATCTTTGCCGAGGCAGTTTGTATTGGTGGGTAGGAAATTTAACAGCAGCAAAACAAGATTGGCAACCTTTAGCTAATCCTTTAATGGAAATATTGCTCGAAATTGATTCTGAATCACAATTAAAAACGAAGATTAATGATTTACCAGAATCATCAACTAAATTATTTCTTAAAGCTTGGTTTGAACCAGAAAATCGACCTCAATTACTACAACAAGCTTGGTTGCTACAAAAAAATCATACTCAAATGCCTTCTTCTTTGCATCAAGAATTATTAAACTCAATGGCACAAGCAAATAGCTTGAGAGAATGGTTAACTAGCAAAAATCCTATCATTCCTTATCGTCGGGAACGTTCAGGATTTGGTGTAGTCAGTCGTCATATTGATGGTACTATTCCTAATGATTTTCTAGTCGTAGTTGATAATATAGCGATCGCAACTTGGTTTGATAGTATCTTTCCTTCACCAGTCTATTTTCCCGATCTTGATCGCATTTTACAACCGCAACGCGATACTTTATTAAAAACTATCTTGGCAAGTAAATAGTTAAAAAGATTTTACATATTTTCAGCAACTCACTTGAATGCGATTGTATTCAAGTTTTTTATTTTTTTCATAACAAATAAAGTTCTCATACCTAATCTAAGTATGAAAACTATTCTCAAAAATTAGCTAGCTGACAAAATTTCTTCATCAACTGAAAAATCTATTTCGGATCGCTCTCTTTCTGAAGCTAAATAATCGTTTTGGAAAGAATCTTTTAACCCCGAAACTAGATCGTATTTTGGTTGCCAATTTAACTCAGTCTTGGCTTTATTAATCTCGGCAAAGAAGTGCTGTGTACGTATAGGAAAAGCTTTGCGCTTACCAAAATTAAATTTACTTGGGTCATAATGAACTAGTTTAATCTCATCAGCAGACTTACCAGCAGCTTCGGCACAAGCATAAGCCAAACCATTAAACGTAACATAGCGCTCGCCTGAAATATTATAGATTTGCCCAACCGCTTGTTGATTACCTAAGACGGCTGCCATTGCGATCGCTAAATCTTCAACATGACCGAATTGAGTTAAATATAATCCATTACCAGGGATTAAAATGGGACGATTTCTGACAATGCGATCAAAAAACCAAGCTTCAAGATCGTTATAATTTTGAGGTCCATAAATATAAGTAGGGCGAATTGAAGTCCAAGGAATACCAGATTGGGCTAAATAAGCTTCGGTTTCATGTTTGCCTTTGTGACGACTTTTGGGGTCAACTAGATCACCTTCTCGATGAGGCATTTGTTCGGATTTTAAATAGACTCCTGCCGAACTTACATAAACAAAATGTTGAATTCGATCCTTAAATATTTCTACTAAAGGCTGAGTATCACTTAATTCCCGACCATTATTATCAAAAACTGCATCAAAACTTGTTTGTCCTAATTTTTCTTTTAGTAAAGCAGTATCTTTGCGATCGCCTTGGATTTGTTGTACTCCCTCAATCGGTGCAGGTTTATTACCGCGATTAAATAAAACTACTTCATGACCTTGTTGAACCAAAATTTTAGTTAAATAAACCCCGATAAAACGAGTACCACCCATAATTAAAATTCGCATATTTCCTCCTGACTGCAATCTCCTACAACCTTAATATCCTATAACGTTCATTCAACCTAACCCAAACATCCCTTGGAATAAAAAAAAATCCCCTAGCCGAAAACTAGGGGAATACCAAAAAACTTTTTACTTAATGCCTTAATAAGCATCTTGTAATTCGTAAAAATCAGGCGAAATATAATCTTTACGCAATGGCCAACCAATCCAATCTTCTGGCATCAAAAGGCGTTTGAGATTAGGATGTCCTTCATAGACAATGCCATACATATCGTAACTTTCTCGCTCTTGCCAATCAGCAGCCTTCCAAATCCAATAAACCGAAGGAACTTTAGGATTATCCCTTGGTAAAAAGACTTTGAGACGAACTTCTTCAGGGCGATCGGCATCATCACTAACTTTGATTAGATGATAGAAACTGACCAATTCTTTACCAGGACCCAAATCATAAGCACCTTGACACTGAAGATAGTTAAAGCCATAGGCATATAAAGCCGTAGCGATCGGAATCAAAAATTCCGCCTCAACTTTAATCAGTTCAACCTTGCTAGTATCTACAGGTAACGCTTCATTATCAAAACCATTTTCTGTCAGCCAAGTTGCAACTTTACCCGCAGGGACTAACTCAGATGCCTCTTCTGGAGTAGGATTATCTGTTTTTGGTTCTTCAGCCACGTTCTACCTCCTCTTCAGTTGCTTGGAGTGCTGGAGATACAGGCATTCCCATTGCTTCGGTTAATTCCTTCGGTGGGGCTTGTCGCGTTGCTGACTGGAGATATTGACCAGTCAAAATTGGTGCAACTGTCTTCATATTATGAGTAGTGCTGTAATAACGATGAGTTTGTTCTAAAACAGCAGAACGTTCTTGAAGGGATTGATTAGCAATTTTTTTGCGTAACTTAATAATTGCATCAAAAATTGCTTCGGGACGAGGAGGACAACCTGGAATATAAACATCTACAGGAATTAATTTGTCTACCCCTCTGACTGTAGTAGGAGAATCGACACTAAACATTCCTCCTGTAATGGTACAAGCACCCATCGCAATCACATACTTAGGCTCAGGCATTTCTTCGTAGAGACGTACCAAAGCTGGTGCCATTTTCATCGTAATTGTACCTGCTGTAATAATTAAATCAGCTTGGCGAGGACTGGAACGGGGAACTAAGCCATAACGGTCAAAGTCAAATCTCGAACCAATCAAAGCAGCAAACTCAATAAAACAGCAAGCAGTACCGTATAACATGGGCCAAAGGCTAGAGAGTTTTGCCCAGTTGTAAAGGTCATCTACGGTAGTTAAGATAACGTTTTCAGACAGGTCTTGAGTTACCTGACCAGATTTAATTGGATTAAGAATTTTTTCTTTTTGTTCTTGTTCAAAAATTTTAGAAGTCATGACCATTCAAGAGCTCCTTTTCTCCACGCATATACTAGAGCAACCACCAGAATGGCGATAAAAATTAGTGCTTCAACAAATGCTAAGAGTCCTAAACGATTAAATGCTACTGCCCAAGGGTATAAAAATACTGTTTCTACATCGAAAACAACAAACACTAAGGCGAACATATAATAGCGGATATTAAATTGAATCCAAGCACCGCCAATCGGCTCCATTCCAGATTCGTAAGTAGTTAGTCGCTCAGGACCACCGCTTTTCGGTCTGAGTAATTTGGAAGCAGTTAAGGCCAAGGCGGGAACTAAACTACAAATGAGCAAGAAGCCCAGGAAATATTCATAGCCATTGAGTACAAACAATTTTAAGCTATACTCCTCTACAGAAAGGACTAGATCATATATTAAGTTTATTGTAGTATTATTTACCCATTCTCTCTGGTTTCAATAACAGAGAATTTGGCTAAGATTGACGAGGAAATTTCGGTAATTCTACTGCTGCTAAAGACTTGGGTTTTTTCTCGGTATTAACGGTATTGATTACGGGTGAAGGCCAATTGGTTTCTTTTAATGGTGGTTGATTGCTTTCTGAGGAATTAGAGTTTTTAAAGGGAGTAACATTGGATGGCTCGCTTGATTTTAAGGAAGTTACACTATGCTCTTTTGCTTCCCCACGAGAGCGTTCCGACCAAGCTTGAATTGGTTTATTATTGGCTTTGATTGAATTGGTTGGGGTTGAGTCTACCGAACTAGAATTAGCATATTCAATGTATCGGTCTAAAGCTGTTTTATACTGCAAAGTATATCTTTGTTGGCGATGGAGTCGAGCGTCTAATTCTTGAGCTAGTTGTTCTTTGGCTAGCAGTTCATGAGTTTTATTATTGTAGTTTTCTTGAATTAAAGCACATTCTCTTTCTAGTTGAGCTATTTGTTGTTGAGAAGCTTGTAGCTGTTTAGAAAGGTTTTCATTGAGTAGTTTTTGATTTTGTTCTTCTTGTTGAAGAGTTTCAATTTGAGCAATTAGGTTGGCTATTTCTTCTTGATTTTGATTGAGTTCTTTGGCTTGTTGGGCAATTAAGGTATCTGTATTTTGCGATCGCTGTGTTTGTTTTTGAACTAGATTCGTAACTTCTGCTAATTCTTGTTCTAACTTAAACACTTTTTTGAGTAGTTTGCGGTTGTGTTCTCTCAGTTTATGGGCTAGTTTATGCCAATCAATTTCGTTGACTTGTGACTCATTAGGATCGGATTCATGATTTTCTCTAGAATCTTCTTGTTCTGAGCGATTAGGCTCGACCACCAATTCAGAGTTCGATCTATTGACAAGTTCTTCAGAAGAATCTTCAGCATTTAAGGAAGCAGAATTATAGTTATGAGCTTCAGTCATGGTAACGAATTAGATAGTAAATATATTAATAACAGCGGATCAGACAAAACCGAAACAATTAAAAAATCAATTTATTTTCATGGTTTAAAGAAGCAAAAAATTAAGCTATTTTACGCAACGTAATATAGAACACTAATTTTTTTTAGCAATACTCAAGTTTGAGTTTGCTTTCGATTAGATATAGCTTATACACTAGTTTGGAAATTGACTAGATTTGTTCACAATATTTTTCACCGCAGCATTTGATTTAATAATTCTTGATGCATTAAAGCGCGATCAATTAAAGAACGAATCTGGGCAGAATCAAGGGCATTTCCATTAGCATAATAATTAATCCAAGCTGTGCTAATTTGATTAGCATTTTCTGGTAGTTGTGCTAGTTCCCATCCTGGTAAATCTAGTTCTGACATTAATTGACTAACTTTTGGATCGTAGCTAAGAGCAAAACAACGACATTCTTCGGCTGCTGCCATAATTAAGCTGTGAAGGCGCATGCCAATTACCATTTCTACGCCTTTGAATAATCCTTTTAATTCTTTGGGATTTTCTAAAGTAATGATCTGATGTTCTCCTGGTAATTGAGAAGCTATTTTGCTTGCGATCGCACTATCTTGAGACGGTTGAAAAGGAACTAGTAAAATGCAGGTTTGAGTGCTTTTTTGAAAGTCGATTAAAGCTTTAGTTAGTATTTCTAAACGGGCTGATGTTAATTGGGGATGAGGTCGTAGGGTGACTGCAACTCTAGGGGCTGGCAAATCCCATAAACCTTTAACAGGAGTAGCTTCTAAAGCCCAAACAGGATCTGGGGCAATCAATGGGGAGAGTTGCCAATCAGCTAACAGTTTGGCAGAGGCATAATCACGAACGCTGATTGCTTGACAACCCAATAAAGTTTGTTTCGTCAACCAACGAGTAAAAGAACGTTTGAGAGGCCCTATTCCCTGCGCCCAAGCGATGGTTTTTAAGCCTTGTTGTTGTGCTAATGCCATTAATCCTGCATAGTAAATCGGGCTACTGATGCTGGTAATATCTTGCATTAAACTTCCCCCTCCCCAAATAAACCAATCAGATTGTTTGAGGACCTTTAAAATGGCAAAAGCAGAACTGCGATCGCAACTAGTAACTCCGTAACGCTGTTGGGTTTGTTTAGGATTACCAGAAAGAACAATTGGCTTGACTTGTTTGGGCAGCATTTGCAGCAGAGACATTAATAAAGCTTCGTCACCGCCATTATCTTTGCCATAGTACCCACAAATTACTGCCTTAATTTCACTCATTTTAATTTGTTGATGTTACTGATAACCCAGTATAGTCTCAACATCTTTTGAAGTACTCAAGCGTTCAGAGTTATTTTGATTAATTTAGTTAAAATATTCAAAATTCTTTGAGTAAGTTTAAATTAGTTACCGCAAGAATAGTAATATTTTAAGCAGAAATTTGAGTGGATTGAGAAGTGTTGGGAAGATAATAAAGATATGCTCCTGGTAACCAGCCATAAGTCTCGGCAATCTTATCCATGACTTCTGCCCCTGGAATATAATTGGGGTCGTTGTAGAGTCGATAAGCAGTATCTCTGTTTACCCGAGTATCTTTCCAAAAACGATATCTAGTAATCTTCTGAGCATCCATCAAGGCTTTGAGGTTATTTCTGATCATTGATTGCCTTAATTTTAAAGATGATTGTCAATTTTTTATTTATACTTTGATCGTAATATAGAAAGGTAAAAATAAGAGCTAGGTGGAAATGATCAGACTAGCTTGATTATCAATTAACTTAGGCTGTTGCTCAGATGTAATGGCACTATACTGCTGAAAATAATTTCTGAGTAAGGGGGGGAAATCAGGAAAATTAAAACAAGTATCTCCTTGAGCAATATCTGCCCAAAAATAACGCAATTGTTCTACATATTCTTGTGCTTCTGGAAGAGATAAATTTAAGGGTGGTGAGGTTAATAATTTGACCATAAATGGATAAGAGCGATCGCCAAGCCATTCCCTCGAAATCTGAGGTAAATTTTTCCAACCAGCAACAGATGTAATACGATGAGATTCAATATGTAAATGTAAGCTGTCACGCTTCTGAACGTTAACCACGCGATAAGGATGGGGATAACTCACTAACGAACCAGTACAAATTTCGTAGATTTCTCCTAATTGAGCTACATCTTGAACATGCAAATGACCTGTAAAAAGTAGTTTTACATTGTATTTGTTTAAAATTTCTAATAATACTGGGGCATTACCCAACATATACCGTTTTCCTAAAGAATGCTGAGATTGTCCTGGTAAATGTTCGATAACGTTGTGATGAATCATTACCAATACCAGTCGCTCGGAAACTTGTTGTAGAGTATTTTCAAGCCAAATTAATTGTTTTTGGTCTAAATAGCCAATTTGTTGACCTTCAGCATCGAATTGATTAGAATTAAGGGCAATTAACTGGACTCCTGGTAAAATTTCCTTAGTGTAATAGAGTTCCGAGGGATTTTGATAACCACAAGCTTGATAATAACGAGGAAAATGATTAAATCCGATGGAATTTTCGGTTGCTAATAAAGTAGGAACATCGTGGTTACCTGGAATCACATAAACAGGAAAAGGTAACTGTTTCAATTTGCTTGCTAACCATTGATGATTTTCTGGTTCTCCATCTTGGGTCAAATCTCCTGGTAATAAAAGAAAATCAAGTTCTAAAGTCGCTAAATGTTCTAAAGCTTGTTCTAGGGCAGGAATACTGACTTCTACCAAATGAAATCTGTGGGCATGATTGTTAATTGTTTCTGGAACAGCGATATGTAAGTCACTGATAATACCAAAGCGAAAATCAAGATTCATTAGTTCAACCCAAGATAAATAATTGATTAGTTTGATCGGACGTTAATTAATCTCACTCAAGTTTTAAAATCTCAAGTGCGATCGCGTGATTTTTTCTTTCGCAACCAATTTACAATATTAAGTCAAATAATGCTGGTAACAGATGATGTTTATGTCGGTAAAATTAATGAATTGCGCCTACACTTTTTTAATTGAGTATAAGTTCAGTTATTAAATATTTATATCCTGTTAATTTTTTTTTTATAACATCTTGGCACTTCAAGCTTTTTTTGTTAGTTTATTGTCTGAATTAAATGACTGATTAAGTATAAAAATAGTAAGAAATCTACGCAATTTCAACTAGATTGTCACGCCTAATATTTTTAATTTGAGAATGATTTAGAATATAAAAATTTCCCAATTAAAAACAACAATGTAATTGTTAATAGATTCTTTTTGATTTAAATAGCTCACCAAGACAGGAAAAATAATTTTAACTGATTTTTCAACTAATAAAAGAGTAAGCAATATGACTTTAACTATTGATTTGTATGGCGATACTTTTGGCTATAGTTCTCAACAACTCGATCTAAAAAGTATTAATGGCTCGGTCAAGGAAAACAATCTAACTTTAACTTTTAATTTTTTTAATTCCATAGCTCCAGCTTCTTATTATCAAGACAATTCTGTTAATGGCACAATTTATTTAGATTTAGACCAAGACGCTAGTACAGGTACGCCATTATATTCAAATGTAGTTTTGCCTAATCAGGAAACAGAAATTGCTTTAGGTTATGAAGTTTCTCTCGATCTTTACAGCGAATCTTATCAACCTGGTTTAGTCAATTTATTTGATGAAGAATATGCAACTATTGGACAAGTTCCGATTGTTTATGAAGAAAATTCCTTTCAAATTAAAATACCTTTAACACTTATAGAAGATGATGGCGCAATAGACTATAGCGCAATAGTAGGTGGGAATTATGAATTAAGTGATTCAATCCCCAATCAAGGTGCGGGAAAAGTTTTATTAACAGATACAGAAGAAAGTGAACCCAATGATGCGATCGCCTCTGCCATCGATACGGGACTAAACTCGGATCGGGTTGGTCATTTCTTTATTGTTGGAGAAATTGGTAATAATCCTAATGTTGAACCTGCCAAAGATGTCGATTTTTATCAAGTTAAGCTAGAAAAAGGTGATTATTTAACTGTTGATATTGATGCTACAGTTTTTGGTTCAAACTTAAATTCAAAAGTAGAATTATTTAACTCTCAAGGTGATTTAGTCGCTGTTAATAATGGTTATTATGGCTGGGATGCTTTCCTCAATTTCACAGCTAATACTACTAATACTTACTATGTCAGTGTTAGTGGAGTTGAGTATGACTATCCTATCCCCTTAGATGAGAGTAAAGATAAAAGTATTATTTTTCCTCCAGGTAGTAGTACGGGTAGTTATAACCTTGAAATTACCTTATTCTCTCCCAACTTTATTACAGGCACAGCAACAGATAATGTTTTGAATGGGACTGAATTTTATGACGTTATTTCTGGTTTAGAAGGCAACGACGACATTTTTGGGTTTGATGGTGAAGACCGCATTAATGGTGGCAAAGGTAACGATTTTATTAGAGGAGGAAATGGCAAAGATGTAATTGAAGGCGATCGCGATAATGATGTGATTTTTGGTGATGCTCACGAAGACAAAATTAATGGTGGGGATGGTTTTGATGTAATCTTTGGTGGCGAAGGTAATGACAAAATTAAAGGTGGTAACGACAAAGATCGTCTTTTTGGTGGCAAAGGAGACGATTCAATTTGGGGAGAAAATGGTAACGACTTTCTGAATGGGGGAGATGGTTTAGATCGAATCGTTGGCGGTTTGGGTAACGATGTGATTTATGGCAAAAGTGGTGAAGATACACTTTATGGACAAGATGGTCACGATTTAATCAAAGGCGGTTCAGGTTCTGATTATATTTATGCTGGTTCTGGTAATGATACTTTAAGCGGTGTTGATTTATTAGGATTAGGCAGTTATGAAGTTGATTATTTAGCGGGTGGTTTAGGAAAAGATACTTTTATTCTAGGAACTGTTAATCACGTTTTCTATGATGATAGCAATTCGGCTTCTACTGGAGAATCTGACTATGCTACTATTACTGACTTCAACTCTAGTGAAGATAAGATTCAACTCCACGGTTCACCTGAATCATATTATTTAGACTTCTTTTCCTATAGTTATTATGGTGCTGCAAATACCAATGTTGCTATTATGCGTGATGGTGGGGTTAGCCAAAGAGATGAACAGATTGCTATTTTAGAAAATGTTTCAGCAGATTTGACTCTAAGGGATTCTGCTTTTGTTTTTGTGTAAAAGGTAGAGCTTTGGGAATTCCAAACCTTATTTTGGCATTGCCTCATGGTAGGTATGAAAAATACTAAATTATCTATCGTATCAGTCTACTTTTTTTAAGTTCACTTGAAACTAAGAGCTAAAAGCTAAAAGCTAAGACCTAAAAGCTAAAAGCTAAGACCTAGAACAAAATTACTCTCGGTTTCATACTTCAAATCAGCAACGCCCTTATTTTTTATTTTTTGACATTATTATTTGAGATTCCACATTTGTCTCTTGATCAACCATTCTCCTGAGTCTTCTTTGTGGAGAAGCCAAGTCTTCGTAGCTTTGAATGAATTTGTCTTCCCATCAGCATGGTTAACAGTAGTTACATCCGCGTGCGCGATACCATATATCCATTGGTCATTGATCCACAAAGCGTCAATGGGTCTAGATTGAACACTCCATTTGGCAATATCATAGTCTTTGTGTTCACTCTTGGAAATCTCATCCGGTCCGTATTCAGGTTCTGACCCCGGTGGAATCCGAATTGCGTCTGTGGCAAATAGTTTTCCATAGGCTACCGAATCATTGGCACTGACGGCTGCTTGGTATTTTTCACACATTACCTTGAGAACTTCGTTTGCATCGATCATAGTTTGTGCCTCCTTGGTTAGTTTGCTTGTTCCTGTCGTATAGCAGACAAGCAAGATTGATATAACCGAAGCTGACTTTTTACACCAGTTTTTTTAGCAAAATTTGCACTTTGCCTAACTATTTTATTAGAAGAAAACTGTTTGAATATGAGTTAATCTAGCTATCTTCAATCATAATTTGCATTAAGTCTTGCGAAATTAATTTAATTATATTTCTTAAAAATTTGTGCTAACGCTAGTGTGTTTACTTACCAATATTGTGCGTTAGCTCTTGTTTTACAGATTTTCTTTGTCTCTAAACAACTAAAACATTGCCTTAAAATATTCTCTCCGCATCATAGCGATCGCGTCAATCGAAATTCCTTTGGGACAAACGGCTTCGCATTCACCGTGGTTGGAACAGTCACCAAATCCTTCTTTTGCCATCTGTTCGCTCATCTTTTTGACTCTTAACTTACGTTCGGGTTCTCCTTGGGGTAATAAAGCTAGGTGGGAGATTTTAGCAGCAGTAAACAGAGAGGCGGAAGCGTTGGGACAAGCAGCGATACAAGCACCACAACTAATACAAGTAGCATAATCAAAGGCGCGATCGCTTTTTTCTTTGGCAACGGGAATGGTATTAGCGTCAGGTGCTGCACCTGTATTAACGGAAATATAACCACCAGCACCAATAATGCGGTCTAAGGCAGAACGATCTACCACTAAATCTTTAATGATAGGAAATGCTTTAGCACGCCAAGGTTCGATGACTATGGTATCGCCATCCTGAAAGCTTCGCATA includes these proteins:
- a CDS encoding putative transcriptional regulator, XRE family, translated to MIRNNLKALMDAQKITRYRFWKDTRVNRDTAYRLYNDPNYIPGAEVMDKIAETYGWLPGAYLYYLPNTSQSTQISA
- a CDS encoding metallophosphoesterase, encoding MNLDFRFGIISDLHIAVPETINNHAHRFHLVEVSIPALEQALEHLATLELDFLLLPGDLTQDGEPENHQWLASKLKQLPFPVYVIPGNHDVPTLLATENSIGFNHFPRYYQACGYQNPSELYYTKEILPGVQLIALNSNQFDAEGQQIGYLDQKQLIWLENTLQQVSERLVLVMIHHNVIEHLPGQSQHSLGKRYMLGNAPVLLEILNKYNVKLLFTGHLHVQDVAQLGEIYEICTGSLVSYPHPYRVVNVQKRDSLHLHIESHRITSVAGWKNLPQISREWLGDRSYPFMVKLLTSPPLNLSLPEAQEYVEQLRYFWADIAQGDTCFNFPDFPPLLRNYFQQYSAITSEQQPKLIDNQASLIIST
- a CDS encoding protein with type I secretion target domain and SCP-like extracellular domain; translation: MTLTIDLYGDTFGYSSQQLDLKSINGSVKENNLTLTFNFFNSIAPASYYQDNSVNGTIYLDLDQDASTGTPLYSNVVLPNQETEIALGYEVSLDLYSESYQPGLVNLFDEEYATIGQVPIVYEENSFQIKIPLTLIEDDGAIDYSAIVGGNYELSDSIPNQGAGKVLLTDTEESEPNDAIASAIDTGLNSDRVGHFFIVGEIGNNPNVEPAKDVDFYQVKLEKGDYLTVDIDATVFGSNLNSKVELFNSQGDLVAVNNGYYGWDAFLNFTANTTNTYYVSVSGVEYDYPIPLDESKDKSIIFPPGSSTGSYNLEITLFSPNFITGTATDNVLNGTEFYDVISGLEGNDDIFGFDGEDRINGGKGNDFIRGGNGKDVIEGDRDNDVIFGDAHEDKINGGDGFDVIFGGEGNDKIKGGNDKDRLFGGKGDDSIWGENGNDFLNGGDGLDRIVGGLGNDVIYGKSGEDTLYGQDGHDLIKGGSGSDYIYAGSGNDTLSGVDLLGLGSYEVDYLAGGLGKDTFILGTVNHVFYDDSNSASTGESDYATITDFNSSEDKIQLHGSPESYYLDFFSYSYYGAANTNVAIMRDGGVSQRDEQIAILENVSADLTLRDSAFVFV
- the sdhB gene encoding succinate dehydrogenase/fumarate reductase, iron-sulfur binding; this translates as MKINLKIWRQANPSQSGQFVYYTVEVNPEMSFLEMLDVLNEQLIKTNQEPIEFDNDCREGICGSCGFIINGIAHGAEKQTAVCQLYMRSFQDGDTIVIEPWRAKAFPIIKDLVVDRSALDRIIGAGGYISVNTGAAPDANTIPVAKEKSDRAFDYATCISCGACIAACPNASASLFTAAKISHLALLPQGEPERKLRVKKMSEQMAKEGFGDCSNHGECEAVCPKGISIDAIAMMRREYFKAMF